A region of the Stieleria neptunia genome:
CATTGTTGACAGACTGAAGGCCACGTCAACGATCACTGCCGAGCAGGTGTTCATGGACATCGACAGTGCCGCGGCTGCAATCCGAACCGAATTTGGCGAGGTCGGTTTGCTTCGAGTCACCGCCGATAGTCTGTGGATTGATAACCGAGACAATGAGAACGCCTTGGACTTTTCCGTCAAGGATCGAGATGTCACGATCTCGGGGCTTGACGGTTCGTTGATTGAAAACATATCCGGTATCGGTCGAGTCGAGTTCCTGGGCTCCACCGCAGCCGAGTCCCAAGATACGCTCAAGGTGATTGACACCTCCGAGTCGACGAAGACGTTTCGGATCGAAGACGATCTGGTCGAAGTTTTACAGGGAAGCGATGTTCTCGTATTCGAAGCGGCGTCCTCGGACATCAGCCAGGAAGATCCCGTCATCACCCTGGAGTATCCGGTCACGCCGACACTCGATGGACCATTCCATGTCTTGTTCCCGCGAGCTCCAATCGCTACCGGCAATCCGGACAGACACGCCTATGTCGTCGAGGGGAGTCAAATCACAACCTTTGACGTCGTTAGCAGCCCCAATCTATTGCTCCCGTCAGGTTCGACGAACGTACCTTTCAATGTGAACGCCGATGCGGTATTCGATCCTAGCGGACGTTTTCTGTACGTCACCGGAAATTCATTAGACCCCAGCGACAGCAAGTCAAGCATCAACCAGATTGCGATCTTTGAACGAAACGTGTCGACAGGGGTACTAAGCCTCGTCGAGACAATCGACTCGTTTCCAGCAGGAACTCAAGCGGCACCAGCTGGAAGGATCGAGATTGTAGACATTCAAGTCGCCGAAGAATGGGTCTTCCTCACCATTGAAGATATCGACGTACTATCCGGTGGTGACACGCGTGTGTATCGTTTCGACCGGGACCCCCATGGCTCGGAACCCGGCAAATTAACCAAGGGCCGATATGTGGGAGGTCGGATTCAAGGGACACCGATCGATTCTGTTATGGATACGGACGACAGTGACGACCTGTTTGTCCTCACCCTCGTCGGACCTCATCTGGAGGTCTATCGGTATTCGATCAGGGCCGGGGGAGACGATTCGATCGTCGATGGCCCCTTTAAAAGCTTTGAAACACGCAGCAGCGGGTCAGACGCTAAAATCGAGATCCAGCCCGTTCGAAATAACCAACCTCGAAAAGTTTATCTCGTCGAACCTGAGACCATCTACGTCACTCAGCGAGTGGGCGGAGGCGGCGATTTGCAATTGATCCAAAAGGTGAGTTTGCCCCGCACCGACACCCAATTCGAGTCCAAGGATGTGGAGTTCAACGCCGACGGGTCGGAGATTTACATCAACGACAATGCGACAATTAAGACTTATCAACTGGTCGCAGGCGGAGACAAAGATGGGCGATTTGTGGATGCAAATGGAGACTTAACGGACTCCCCTCTGCCGATCGCGACTTCAAACGTCAATGTTTTGAACTCCATCGACACCGACTCGCTTGCCCGAGACCCTCAAACCCGCCGATTCATCGCGCCGACGGCCGACAATGAGATCACCGTCTTTTCATCCGCGTTAGAAGCCATTCAGGTTATCACTGATGGTGAGCCGCCGACCTTTGAAGCCAACTCGCTGAAGAAATTGGTATTCACCACGTCACGTCCCGGACGGGGCAGCGCCTACGGCATTGCCACGGGTCCCCAAGGGGGCTACCTGGTCGAATTTACAAGGTCGAAGAAGACCGCGGGAGAATTCAATCCGCGAAGCATTCTGACTCCCGACGATTGGGAATCCAACCTTTTGCGTGACAAGCAGCTCGACTCCGCGGTGGACCTCGTGCTCGCAGACGACAAGCACTTGTATGTCGCAGTGGATAGCGGAATCCAACTTTTCCAGCGTGACCGAAACACGGGCGACCTCGACTTTCAGACGACATTCGAAGCGTTTGCTGACTTCAGCGGCGCTCGTACACTCCAACTGAGCCCCGACGGCACAACGCTCTGGGCCGGTTCGCACGATACCGTCAAATCGTGGAGCCGGGACACCACGACAGGTTTTCTGACGGCCAATTCGGGATCCGCATCACTTTCGCAGGCGACGGAAATCTTCGTCGATCCCAACTCTGATTTTCTCTTCGTGGCACTCGATGGTTCTAGCGGCGGAATCGCCACGCGATTGCAAAGCGCCGTCGGCTCCGCCGCTCAATTCGCACCACTACCCAATGCGACCAGCGTCAAGCGGATTGGCAATCGATTGTATGCAGGCACACGCGACGGTGTGCTGAACGTCTACAGCATCGATGCCGAGGGGAAATTGACGCTCCTGCAAACCGCTTCGGGTGGCTCGGGCGGGGCCGGCTCGCTGTCGGACATCGTCGACATCGTCTCCAGCAGAGGCGACCGATTCGTGTTTGCCGGTTCCTCTGACGGAACCATCATCGCCTACTCACGTGATCCCTCCAGCGGTCGCTTGGCATTCGCGCAGCGGATCACCCAGGGCATCGGAAGCTTTGACGATGCCAAGGGAATCGAGGAAATGACCTCGTTGACCTTTGACTTGTCCGAACAAGACTACATTGCTGACTTGCTGTACGTTACCAGTCCCAACGGATGGACGGCAATTCAAGTTTTGCCTGGTTTCGCCACCAACACATCCAGTTACCGCGTCGGGTTTGACGGAAACTTTGGCTCCCTGGAAGTTGCTTCGAACGAATCGACCCCAGCTGGCGATTTCACCGACATTGTCAGATCTTCCGGGACCGGCAACATCCCGTTGACGATCCGGACCTTCGGGGGAAATGACGAAATCTCGATTGCCAGCCAACCGAGTTCATTGACGCTCGACACCGGTGACGGGAACGACTTCGTCAGCCTGCGTTCGGTTTCAGGTGCAACGACGTCCATCGAACTCGGTGAGGGCGACGACGCAATCGACGTCAATTTGCCAGGATTGCAAATCACGAATGACAATGCGACCGTCTCGATCAACGGCGCGAGCCCATTGTCTGAAGATGCACCGCCGATCGGAGATACGTTGACATACGTCGTCGGTGATCTCAGCTTCGATCCAAGTCCCGCGACGAATCTGACCACGCCGAGCGGGCAGATCAGTGTCGATGGTCAAGTACTCGTGAAGTGGGAAGAGATCGAGGACCTGGGGGAACTTGCCGATTTGTCCGCGTCGATCACGGTGACCCCCGAAAGCATCGCGGAAGGGAACTCGGTGGATTTGTCCACCACCGCATCCGCTGAGGGCGTGACGTTTGCCGAAAGCGATTATCAATGGGACCTCGACGGCGATGGGGTCTTTGGCGATCGAATCGGAAGCTCTTTCGCACTGGACTGGTCCGAATTGCAAGAACTCGGAATCGACGACGACGGCGTCTACCCGGTCGCGGTCGAAGTGGTCACGTCCGGACTTCGCACGATTGCGATTGAATCGATTGTGGTCACTAACGCGGATCCTGTCCTGTCGGCCAGCGTCAGCCCCGGCACGATCGACCAATTCGAGTCGGTCAGCCTGACGCTCGGATCAGCCGATCCCGGCGACGATACGATTGAGCGTTGGGAAATCGATTGGGAAAGCGACGGCACCGTCGATGACATCTACTTCATCGATGCCGGCGTCGTTACGCATGTCTATGACAGCTTCGGCACCAAGACCATCACGGCGACCGCTTTCGACGAGGACGGCGGACCCTATGCGGCGGTGACGACCAACGTCCTCGTCAACGAGATTCCGCCACGTGAAAGAAAGATCGAAGGCAACACAATCTTAGATGAAGGTGCGACGGGGAAGTACACGCTGGTGGCGTCCGGCGGAACAACCACTCCGGTTTCGTGGCTGGTTGATTTCGGCGACGGAACGATTGCGGAGATCACATCAACGCAGTTCACCCACACGTACAAAGACGACGGAACCTACACCCTCAGCGCCATCGTTTTGGAAGATGACGGCAGCAGTCTTCCCGCGACCGAAACGTTGACGGTCACCGTCAATCCGGTCGACCCGACCATCGTCACCACAGCCGGAACGTCACCGATCGACGAGGGCCAAGTTTATACGCTCGGTGTCGACGCGATCAACGATCCCGGAGACGACACCATCACCGAGTGGACGATCGACTGGGGTGACGGAAACGTGGAAACGATCATCGGCGACATCCGTTCGGCGGCCCACCAATATGTCGATGACAGCGCCACCGAGCCGGGCGGCTTTTACCAGGTCACCGTCAGTGCGACCGATGAAGACGGAACCTATCCGGGCACCGCATCCATCCCGGTCGAAGTGAGCAATGTCGCCGCACCGATGATTTCGGTGCCGCCTGAGTTACTGGTTTCGCCTGGTTCAGACCTTTTCTCGGTCGCCGAAGGTCAACCGTTGCAACTGATTCTCACCAACCACGACCCGGGCGAAGACACCACAACCGAGTGGATTATCGATTGGGATGGAAACGGACCGATGACACCCGTCTCGTATCCCAACGATCCGGAAAACCCACTGCGCAATGTTCGGTTCGTCTACAACGCGGAAATCGCTCCTTTGCAGATCACCGCGGTGATGATCGATGAAGACGGTGAGCATCCGACCAATGTGTTGATCGGTGAAGTCACCAACACCGCCCCGACTCCACGAATCAGCGGCGGTACGAAGACGGCCATCGAAGGAACTCCATTCTTTGTCACGCTCGACCCGGGTGTCGAGGGTACCAACAGCAGCATCGTCCGCTGGCGGATCGAGTGGAATGACGGTAGCGAGGCTGAAACGGTGGTCCTCGACCAAGCATCGACCGTCGTGACCGTACCGCATGTGTTCCGGGACGGGGATGGAAGCGAATTGACAGTCGAAGCGTTCGCCATCGACGACGCGAATCAGGAGTACCCCGCTTCCTTGACCATCACTGTGATCAATCAGCCGCCTTCGATCGAAATCGACGGCCCACCAGCGATCGAGGAGAGCACCGAATACTCGTTGACATTGGGGTCGGTCATTGATCCCGCCATCACCGATACGGTGTCCACCTACATCATCCGCTGGGGTGACGGCACGTCGACGGAATTGACCGCACAACAGGTCGCCGACCTTTCACGTGTCGTCTCGCACACCTACGTCGACGACCCTCCCTTCCCCGGCGTTGTTGACACGGTCATAAACGTCGACCTGATCGACGAAGACGGGCTCACCCAGAATGCAGGATCGACGACCGTGCGCATCGTCAACATTCCCCCGATCGCTGAAGCCGGAGGCCCGTATCAAATTTTGATCCCCGCGACACAGATCCAATTGTCAGGTACCGCAACGGATCAAAGCCTCGAAGACACCTTCACATTTGAATGGGATTTCAACGATGACGGCGTATTCGACGACGCGACTGGACCGACGCCGATCTTTGGCGCGGCCGGTGCATTCCCCGGACAAATTTTCGACGTCGCACTTCGCGTCACCGATGATGATGGTGGCGTCAGCGAGGTGGTTTCCACCACCGTTCGGTATCTGTCCATTCCCGAGATCACCGACATCGTCCTGACAACCGACCCGATCCTGGAGAATCAGGAGTTCACACTGACGGTGCTTTTCGAAGATGTTGACCCGAATCAGACCCACAAGGTCAACGTACTCTGGGGCGACGGAAACTCCAGCGAGGTGTTCTTGACGGGTGGTGAAAGAGAGGTTGAGATCCCACACACGTATCTCGATGACAATCCCACCCATACACCCCTGGATCCCTACAACATCTCTGTCACCGTTGCCAACTCCGCGGCCGATGACAGCGCAGAGACTGGCGTCGACGTCTTTAACGTCAACCCCGAAGTGGCCGCTTTCACCAGCGACGCAAGCTCGCTGAAAGCCAAGAGCGATGACAACGTTGTTTCGGTCTCTGGAACGGTCGCCGATGTTGGCACCGAAGACACGCACAGAGCCGTCATCGACTGGGGAGACGGAAGCGATTCTGAAATCGTCGATGTTGACCCAAGTGATCGTACGTTTGAAAGCCGCCACGAATACGCCAGCGGCGGAATCTACGAAATCACCGTGACGGTGACGGACGACGACACCGGCGAGTCGGAAGTGGCAACCACCGCCGCGGTCATCCAAGGCGTTGGGCTGGTCGACGGAACGCTGTTCATCATCGGGACCGATGGACGAGACAAGGTCGCATTCAAATACGACGATCGCACCGATGCATTGACCGTCGACGTCAAACTGAATCAAGATTCATCCGACAAATCGAGAATCAAGGAGACCTTTACCGTGTCCTCGATTGATCGAATCGTCGCCTTCTTGTGTGACGGAAACGACCACTATCAAGGCGAGTTTGGTGGAAGTGGAAACAGGAACTCTGAGACCTCGATTGCGATCCGGCAGATCGTCTTTGCAGGTGCGGGGCGCGATCAAATCCACGGCGGCGACGCAGGCGATGCGTTGATCGGAGGCGAAGGAATGGACAACGTTCAGGGACGTGCGGGCAACGACCTGTTGATCGGCGGATTTGACCGTGATGTGATCCATGGAGGTCTCGATGACGATTTGTTGATCGGCGATCACATGGCTGCCGATGAGTCCCTCGTCTCCATCGTCGACAAAGTGGATGACGCGCTGTCGTCGTGGAACGACAAAGCTCTACCGGAGACGATTCTCGCACTCGAAGGCATCAAAGATGACAACGAGCAAGACAAGCTTCTCGACAAGAAAGGGGAAAATGAGTTCATCGAAGGAGGTTACCAGCCCCAATGGGTGTGGTGGATCGATGTCAACGGTGACGGCAGCGGATCGGCGCTTGATGCTTTAATGATCATCAACCGCCTCAGCCTGATCGGACGCGACGCCGAGTGGACGGGGATCGACGGTGACGATCAATTCGACGTCAACGGAGACGGTCTCATTACTCCTAGCGATGCCCTGATGGTCATCAATCGAATCGCCTATGGCAATTCATCCCGAGCAACACCGTCCGCAAAACAGCTTGCGGTTGATGCGGCTTGGATCGGCAGTGTCGACCAAGCTTTGGCGGGCGGGGATGACGACGAAGAGCCGGAGTGGGACGAGCCAGGCAGTTTGTTCTAAGTCCTCAAGATCATTCGTAGAGCATCCTCCATCTAAATCAAACTTTCAGCTTCCAGCGGTAATTAATTGCAGATCCGCAGGGGGCATGTAGCGCGTGGCATCTCTGCGCCTTCGGAACTCATCGATTTGGGCGATCAAACAGCGGAGGTGGCAGAAAAATGGCGGGCAAAAAAATGGTGATTGGAGATGAAAGACAAGAAAATGGGTGACAAGAAAATGCGCCGGGTGATCGGAGGAAGCTGACCGCTGCGCTGTTGTGTTTCTGCCCCTCATTTTTCTGCCATCCTCCCCAGGGTTTTAAGGCGATGACACGTCAGTCGCCACAACGAGCTTTCTGAGTCGGGCAGCGGATACCCATTGGGGGGAACTGCCGCTATACTCCCAGCCCCGGTTTCGTCGAAATTTTCGTACGGTTTGGTGTCCTCGTGAACGTGAAACGTGAGTTCTTGTTCGTTGTCCTTGCCGTGCGAATGGGGGTGATCGACACGGAGCATCTTGAGGAACTGGGCCGGCAACTGGAGGAGAGTTCCGGCCAGCGGTTGGTCGAGATGTTGCGTGAGCAGTCGATCCTGACGGCGGAGCAGCAAGCGGAGATCGAATGCGAAATTGATCGACTCTTGGGCACCCCATCGACATCCCTCGGCAAAGACACGGCGGTCCATTCCAAGACCGCCAGAGGCAGTCACGAGGAAACGATCGACACTCCCTCGCCGGGCACCATCGATCATTCCGACGATGCGACTCGATCCTCCGAGGGAGCCACAGGCGATGAAGGCGGAGATTCTGACTTGTTCGAGACGATCGAGTTGAAGCCCCGCACGCTCAACCGATACAGGTTGACGCGCGAGCACGGTCGCGGTGGCCTGGGGTGTGTCTGGCTGGCGCGCGATTCGATCCTCAATCGGGAAGTCGCGTTGAAAGAGGTCTTGCCGGGCAAACGTCAGACAAAGGCTCGATACAAGAAACTGATTCGCGAAGCTCAAATCACCGGTCAACTCGAGCACCCGAACATTGTTCCGGTCTACGAACTTTCGCCCGCTCAGGAAGACCAGCCGTTTTACACCATGCGTTTTCTGCGTGGCAAAACACTCGGCGACCACCTGCGGAGTGCCAACCGTCGCCGGCCGCCCGCGGAAATCGATGCCCTGGAGTTGCGGACCTTGCTGGGCATCTTTGTGTCGATTTGTCATGGGATCGGTTACGCCCACTCGCGTCGCATCATCCACCGCGACCTCAAACCCAGCAACATCATGTTGGGCGACTTTGGCGAAGTGATTGTGGTCGATTGGGGGTTGGCCAAGAAGCTTGATGAAGCACCCCGAGACGACGTGGACATGGGCCAGGTTGAGTTCGACGACGAGGATTCCGTCAGCTTCACGCGGGAAGGACAAGCGCTGGGAACACCCGCCTACATGTCGCCCGAGCAGGCCGCCGGGCGGGTGAGTTTGAATGACGAGTTGACGGACATCTATGGATTAGGGGCGATCCTGTTCGCGATGCTGACCGGGAAATCGCCGCACGAAACAACGCGCCCGGCCGATACCAAAGACACCGCCCACGACTTGTTGCGTCGCATTCGTGTGTTTCCCACGCCAACGGTCCGTTCGGTCGTTCCGACCGCGCCCCGGGCGCTCGATGCGATCTGCGCCAAAGCGATGGCTCGATCGCGAAGTGAACGCTACCAATCCGCCGAAGCACTTGCCGGCGACATCCAATGTTGGCTGGCCGATGAACCTGTTTCGGCTTATCAAGACACGACACTCGAAAAAGCGTCGCGGTGGTTCCGTCATCATCGAACCTTGAGCCTTGCGATGGCAGGCGTCTTGCTGGTCGCGTCCGTGGCCGGGTTCACGATCGCTGCGGTGACAACGAACGCCAAGAATCATGTCGCCGAGTCGTTGCGAAAGGAACAACAAGCACGCGTGCTGGCGACCGAGTCCTTCCAGGCAGAGCAAGCCGCCAAAAAACTCGCGCTGCAACAATTCCGGCGTGCCCAAGACGCGATCGACCGTTCGCTGTCCGGCGTGAGCGAGGTGCTGGCCGTCTTTCCGGCCACCAGCGCGGTGCGGGCAGGCCTATTGCAGTCCGCGGCGGAGGATTACGAAGAGCTGTTGCAAATCGATGGAGACGATCCGCAATTGCGTCGCGAGGCGGCGCGCACGCGGATCCGATTGGCTGATCTGCGCCGCACGATGCACGAACATGATGCAGCCGACCGGCATTATCAGATTGCCGAGAAAAACTTGGAGGTGCTGAAACAACAACATCCCGACGACACGAGTTGGGACATCGACTTGGCAAACGTTTGGGTTCGTCGAGCGCTGTTGTCCATGTCGATCGGAAAGGCAACGAACGCCGAACAGTTCTTCCAGCAAGCGGTCGACGCTTTCGATCGACCGCATGCCGATCCGAGTGTTCAACGCAACGCCCAGATCGATCTGGCCGGTGCACAGTACAACTACGCCGAACTGTTGGTTCAGGTCGATCGAATCGGTGAAGCCGCCGAGATGTTTGGCGCCGCGGAAACAGGCTTTGCTCGGATTCGTGCCGAAGCACCCGGCGATCTTCGGGCTCGTGAAGGGCTGGCGATGTGCGAACGCGAAATCGGACAACTCTTGCAAGTCACCGGCGACGATCAACAAGCGGCCAAGCGGCTGCGCGATGCCGAATCGGAATTCAAACGACTGATCGCCGAAGCCCCCGAACAGATTTCCTACCGAGAAGGTTTGGCGCTCACTCGCGTGCTGTTGGGAAATTCATTGCGGTTGTCGGGCGATGAGGACGGGCCGCTCGACGCCTATCAGGCGTCGGTCGAGGATTACCTTTCTCTGCTCAATCAGCGTCCGGGAATGCCCAAGTATCGGCAAAGTGTGGCTACCGGGCGGGTGAACATCGCCCAAATGCTTCACCTGTCCTCTCGCAGTCGCGATGCGAAAGTTCATTTGGACCAAGCGGTGTCGGAACTGATCTCGCTGTCGGAAACCTATCCCCAAGTCGCGGTCTATCGCGAAGCCAAGGCGCAATGTCTGGTGATGTTGGCGATGGTTCTGAGGGATCTCAACGAGCACGGCATGGCGGAAATGGCGTTCGCCGGCGGGATCGAAGAATTCACCTGGCTGAGCGAAGACTTCCCCGATCTGATTCGATATCGGGGTGACGTTGCAATCAGTCGCATGGGACTGGCCAGGACGAAGAGCTTGCAGGGCAAAACGACAGAAGCTCGTTCGCTGCTGGGCGACGTCATCGACGAGTTGACGGATGTCGTCGACGCCGGGAATACACAGGTTCGCTACCGCGACGCACTCGCATGGTGCCATTTTTATCTCGCCGAATTGCTCGCCGCCGAAGACAAACTGATTGCGGCAATGCCACATTATCAACAGACGCTGCGTCTTCGAGAGGCCATGCCCGATTCGCCAAAGTACCGACGTGCGTTGATCCGCGTCCTCACGGAGTGTGCCGCCGACCAAATTCGCGACGCCCAACGTGCCATTGGATTGGCCCGTGAGCTGCGCGATCAGGATGAACTGAATCCCGATTTCCGTTATTCGTTGGCCGCGGCCTATCTGGCCGGTGGCGATGGCAACCAGGCCCTGGAAGAGGCCGAAGCGGCCGCCCAGTTGCGAAACCAGCCGTCCCCCTTCGACCTGTTTGTACTGGCCATCGCGCTTCAGCAAACCGGCAATCCGGAAAGGGCATCGGTGACGCTCGGCAAAGCCATCGAATTGATGGAGTCGCAGTGCCCGGGACGCAGCGAGTTGTTGACGCTGCGTCGGCGCGCCGAACAAGCGATCGCCGATTCCGATGACCAAGCCGATTCGTCGCGCTGAGCAATGCGTTGCCCTGCTGGCAGGTGGACGATCGAAGCTTTGACGGCCGGCAACAGAGTGGCGTAAGCTTCCAGCTTGCGTTTCACGAGTGAAACGAGACGGCAAGCTGGAAGCTTACCTCACTTCTAAAGATTGCTAGCAACTGAGAATCCAGGCAAGCTAGCACGTTAAAAGCGACTGCACGGGAAAGAGTCGCATTTGTTGTTCCCCAGGCCGAAGATGAGGGACAAGCGTCGTAACCGTTACCACCGTGCGCGGCAGGTAGTGGTTGGAGCGCGAAGACGACGCACGACCTGCCGACTTATCTCGAAGAAACCTGATGCCGAGACAACGTATTTTCTGCCGCAATTGGATTGCCTCAGGTTTGCTGCTGTTGCCCGTCACCTTTGGCGGGGCCATTGCAGGCACCACCGCGGTGGCCGGATCGCCGCGTCCGGTCACGCCCCAAGAACCGCACGGAGAACTCGTCGACGTGATCGTGGGCGAGTTGGGCGACGCTGATGTTGAGAGCGACGCCGGGTTGCATCGAGCGGATGGGAAGGAGTCCGGGATCGCTGCAGCATTCTCCGCGCCTTCGCAAAAGTCCGTCGAAGATGGGGACCCGGCGGTTGACCAGGTCCTGTTTCAAGTCGACCAGACGACTCCGTTGGTGCCGGCGCCCCAGACCTTTGAAAGTCCGATCCGGCTGACGCCTCAGGCGAGGGAATTTGCCGACACGATTCTTGCGTCGCGTGACACCAGTTTGCTCTCCTCACGTCGACGCCGCTACTCGCGTTCGCGATCGGACGTGGTGTTCGGGTCCGAAGCCAAATTCCGTGTCTCCACGGACGCGGGCAACCTGCTTGGCAAGTCGATCACGGCGCCCGGTGTCCAAGCCAAAAGTCGTTCACCGATCATCACCGACACCAAGGTGCACGGCAGCACGGTCGGTCAACTGATCGCATCGGGATCGTATTGGTTTCCCGCCCGTCAAGACTTGGACACGGTGTTGAATAAGATTGATTCACGCA
Encoded here:
- a CDS encoding serine/threonine-protein kinase, with protein sequence MKREFLFVVLAVRMGVIDTEHLEELGRQLEESSGQRLVEMLREQSILTAEQQAEIECEIDRLLGTPSTSLGKDTAVHSKTARGSHEETIDTPSPGTIDHSDDATRSSEGATGDEGGDSDLFETIELKPRTLNRYRLTREHGRGGLGCVWLARDSILNREVALKEVLPGKRQTKARYKKLIREAQITGQLEHPNIVPVYELSPAQEDQPFYTMRFLRGKTLGDHLRSANRRRPPAEIDALELRTLLGIFVSICHGIGYAHSRRIIHRDLKPSNIMLGDFGEVIVVDWGLAKKLDEAPRDDVDMGQVEFDDEDSVSFTREGQALGTPAYMSPEQAAGRVSLNDELTDIYGLGAILFAMLTGKSPHETTRPADTKDTAHDLLRRIRVFPTPTVRSVVPTAPRALDAICAKAMARSRSERYQSAEALAGDIQCWLADEPVSAYQDTTLEKASRWFRHHRTLSLAMAGVLLVASVAGFTIAAVTTNAKNHVAESLRKEQQARVLATESFQAEQAAKKLALQQFRRAQDAIDRSLSGVSEVLAVFPATSAVRAGLLQSAAEDYEELLQIDGDDPQLRREAARTRIRLADLRRTMHEHDAADRHYQIAEKNLEVLKQQHPDDTSWDIDLANVWVRRALLSMSIGKATNAEQFFQQAVDAFDRPHADPSVQRNAQIDLAGAQYNYAELLVQVDRIGEAAEMFGAAETGFARIRAEAPGDLRAREGLAMCEREIGQLLQVTGDDQQAAKRLRDAESEFKRLIAEAPEQISYREGLALTRVLLGNSLRLSGDEDGPLDAYQASVEDYLSLLNQRPGMPKYRQSVATGRVNIAQMLHLSSRSRDAKVHLDQAVSELISLSETYPQVAVYREAKAQCLVMLAMVLRDLNEHGMAEMAFAGGIEEFTWLSEDFPDLIRYRGDVAISRMGLARTKSLQGKTTEARSLLGDVIDELTDVVDAGNTQVRYRDALAWCHFYLAELLAAEDKLIAAMPHYQQTLRLREAMPDSPKYRRALIRVLTECAADQIRDAQRAIGLARELRDQDELNPDFRYSLAAAYLAGGDGNQALEEAEAAAQLRNQPSPFDLFVLAIALQQTGNPERASVTLGKAIELMESQCPGRSELLTLRRRAEQAIADSDDQADSSR